Genomic window (Vulpes lagopus strain Blue_001 chromosome 6, ASM1834538v1, whole genome shotgun sequence):
TTTCAAACCTTCCTGTCACTTATTTCAGTCAAAAAAGTGCATGGATAGAACATTCTGTTTTCAGACAGTGGTTTGAAAAATACTTTGTGCCACAGGTACAGAAGCATTTGAAGTCCCAGGGGCTTCTAGAAAAAGCAGtacttcttttggattttccccCTGCACATCCAAATGAAGAATTATTGAGTTCAGATGATGGTAGaataattgtgaaatatttgCCACCAAATGTCACAAGTCTAATTCAACCTATGAGTCAGGGGGTTCTAGCCACAGTAAAAAGATACTACCGAGCAGGACTTCTCCAGAAATACATGGGTGAAGGAAATGACCCAAAAATGTTTTGGAAGAACTTGACGGTGTTGGATGCAATTTATGAAGTATCAAGAGCTTGGAACATGGTAAAATCAAATACCATAACCAAAGCATGGAAAAAACTTTTCCCTAGCAATGAAGAGAATTCAGGCATGAACATTGATGAAGGGGCCATTTTAGCAGCTAACTTAGCAACAGTTTTACAGAATACAGAAGACTGTGAACATGTTGACATTGAGAATATTGATCAGTGGTTTGACTCTCGGAGTAATGACTCAAGCTGTCAGGTGCTAACTGACAGTGAAGGTGCTGAGGACCAGGCCAAGCCTGCTGAACAAAAGCACTCCAATAAGACTAGGAAAGCAGAACTGAATCCAGAGAAGCATATTAGCCATAAAGCTGCACTTGAATGGACCGAGAACTTACTGGATTATTTAGAACAACAAGATGACATGCTTTTGTCTGATAAACTGGTATTACGGAGGCTTCGAACgataataagaagaaaacagaaaatccaaaataacaaAAGTCATTAATAATACTGTTAACTGTATTTGTATCTTTGTGACTTTATCTGCAGTGGAACTTCATTATCTTGTTTGAAGTGCTGTGGATTTCAAGgctaaatgcattttataaatgattttaggATTAGACACCATTTTGGATTACTTAAATTACTGCTCTTTAATGTTGATTCTAGTAAGTGAGCATTGCCATGTAACTTGTTTACTGTTTCTAATCTGTAGTATACTAGTTAGATCATAAGGTACCTGAGGCCAGGGAtcttgtgtctgttttgtgcctgAATTTCATTGTGTGTAATAGAGGACCATGCACACTCTAGGCAATCAATAAATCTTacttaaatggaatttttatgactttctctgaacttcagtttccaaATGAAATATGGTGGGGATAAGTTTCCATTTCCATGATGTTTTCACCTGCTGGAATTTTTAGAACTTACCAAACATTATGCTTGAAGTGTTTCACTGTGAAagagaagtaaaggaaaatagTTTCAAGCTTAAACAGGCATTCTATACCAACAGTATTTGGGCAGTCAGCAATTACATTGGCTGTCTCTGagttttgaaggaagaaaaaatatatctccAAGGAAAGGCCTTGCACTTTACTTTTATTCCATCTGACAGTAGGGAGAGTGCATTCATAGTTGTGGAGAGAATGCCACCCCTATTCCAGAAAAATAGATTTCAGTTCCCAAACCATTGTAATTAGAGGAGGTGAGagttaaaatttattatcttttatttggaTCCTTTATTAGTATAGATATAACaatagtttttctctttattaagctgtttgatatatttttaagctgTTTGATATTTATGTAACACTTAAAAGCTTACAAagtatgctttttatatttttaaattttttaaaatatatttttaaatttttaaaatatattttaaatttttatagcatttttttgaGGATACTGAAAACATAAGCATACATATAATTTGTGAAATCATCCATCACATGAATGGTGGACTAACATTAAACAGAACATGAGAAAGGCACTGTAGAAGAGGCTGTTGTGTGATCACAGGCAAGTCATTTCACCcatatgtaaaataagaataatatgtAGAGAGTTTTTGTGAGGaacaaatgattaaatatatgaattttaagttAATAACAGGCTTAGAGCAGAACCTGGCTCAGAGTAAGTCCTGAGCATTAGCTACTGTTACTGAGTTGCTGAAACTATGAGTTTCAAAAGTTATGCTGAACAGATCCAGTATGTGACTCAACTGTGATGTTGCTGCATTGGGAAAATCCTTGAAAgggaagtgaaagaaaagaactctGCCTGCATACCTCACTGTGCCTAGCAGTAGATGGtcataattaataatttatttcagtgaaaacTGAAAGGTTTATCCAGCTTAGAAGTCACTTCCTGACCATCTACTGCTAGGTGCAATGAGGTATGCAGGCACATTTAAGACCTCTTAGGttgaattataaaagaaatgagaatggaATTGTAATTTCTTTGCTACCTAGCCTGCTAATAAACATATGTTGTCATTGTTCATAGAAGACAATCTATGTTACTAGTATTGGCATAATTCACAGAAGTAATAAAATGCCTTTAAACTAGATAAGATAGTAGGCAggacatttgaaatattttgtcaaattatgGTAGCATAGAATCAGTGGAAAAATTCAGAGCAAAAGTGACAGAAAACCCTGGTTATAGGAATTAAACCCAGCCATCTATAGGGAGCTTTGTTGtgatttatttgagattttaggATCCCTGACAATTCTTCATGAAGCTATCATTAGAGCACCGAGTTCTTTCTGCCTTTTGGGCTGAGGCTTTGGTTCAAGAAAGGCTGTTTCAGAAAACCACTAAGAATTgactttctttgggaaaatgtgtaTATTAACATACCTTTCTCAATTTACACAATTTCAATTACTGGATAGGCCGGAGGAAATGAAGAACTACATGGTTGAATCCTGAGGCTATTTTGCTTCTTGGAAACTAAGGGGTTCTGAAACCTGATAATGCTAAGACATATTTGAATGTTGctttgcatttttcacagagcttttTGCTAACAAACTTATCACACTCCCTTCAGTTATGGCATTTAAATGGCTTAATACTGTGTTTTATCATGGAAATTAATATAAACAGGTTATATATCTTCTGGCAATATACATCTTATCTTCATTACCACatgctctttatatatattgtagTTTGAGAAGCACAGAACTAATGTGCTCTCATTTGACTTTGTGCCCTTTAAAGAAAATAGTCACAAATTCTGACTTGGTCACTATTTATacaagtgcatttttttttttttttagaggatttGAAAGACTAAAATTTCAGACCAAATGGAAAGTGTTTGTCAGTTAAGAGGATACTTAAAAAGTGCAGTTGGAATAGTTACTGTTTCATAATTCAATCTCAATAATACTGGAGTTTGTTGGAATACTTCGCTCAATCAATATAGAAGGGTTGGCACGGCCCAGATCAATAGCCACAGTCAATTTAAGCAGAATTATAGCATCATAATGGCACTTTTATGCtggtattctttttgttttcactctAGTTTCAGATTGAGCTGTATAGCCACTTCATCATAAATTTTCTGGATTTAGGGAGGAACATAGTGGACTAAATGGCACAGCTGAAGGAGGACACAGCTACTTAAGTCACAGGCTTAGACACTATCCCTTCAGTGAATACGGCTAGAGCCATATAAATCAAAGCTAGGACCTGCGCTCTCAATTTGGAGTTGTTCAGGAAGGCTATGTTCACttattatttggatatttttgcaAAGCtgactttttcttatttaaagataTACTTTATATCCTAAGCAATGATATATGCACAGTCACAAGTCTTGTGTGCCAATTGTGGTCTTTGTTTAgttcaaattaaatataaaacaaccaTTTTTAACAACTTGACCATCTGTAACCTAAAATCATCTTGTATACCCCATTGGCACACTGAAGAACCCTGGCTGAGCAGGGCTGTTAAAGGCGAACAAACATCAGCTTCTCCACTTTCTCCTTAGATAACCTTGGTAGCTTTCTGAACCTTTCTGAACCCGTTTCTTCAAATGTAAAAGGGTAGCAGGTTATACAGGCACACTGCAAACTTTTACAAACATCAGCGATTACACAATCCTATGGCTGTGGATTGTGAACCCCTGATCTCCAGGCTTGGCCCAAAGAGTCACAGCTCTTCTCTCACGGTAACGGTGTAGACATCTAGGGAGCTTGGGCACCCCAGTTGAGGTCTAAGGCACTGCCTCATCACTGGGAATGCTGGCTGGGGTGTCTGCATGACTTAGAGGGCAGTGCTGAGTCCCCGGGGCTCCTAGGACTACAGTGTGTGCTGTCAATCACCATGGGGGCccattagtaaaaacaaaaaacacaggtGGGGCCAGTTCTAGCTGCAGTGTCAGATAACAGGCTCAAAAAGAAATGGGTTCTTCCAAGCAGCTGAAGGCATTCTTGTGCGATGATAAGCTTGTGTGCTcaaagaagaaatgcaaactgCCTGTGCACACTCAGTGGTAAAGCGAGGGTAGACTTGGACCCAGTCACGAAGCAGCACGAGCCATACTAGCAGCAGCACCAACAGCACTGTCTCCCTCTGATGAGTCCAGGGGTCATTGGGCCTGATTTGCCCTGCAACGTCCTGGTTTACACTAGTTTTCCCAGGGTAAGCATTATAGTGCCCCTTTTACTCTCAAGTGTCCCAGTTTAGAAATTCTATGGTTTCCCTACCAATGGCCCAGAGAAAGGAATTGgtctgcccaaagtcacacagtgacTAAGGAGGAAGTAGAAGTTGCTTCTCTCAGCTCGAGATGTGGTCTAGTGGCCAAGGATATTGGTTCCCTCTAGACAATGAGCCTCCAAGAGCTGCACTGTAATCTCTATCCTACTTCATCCTGGATCCCAGCACAGCACCTGCCTCCTTGACACGGGTTGGAAGTCTCTTAATGAAGTTCTGTCTCTCCTGGAGGACAAAGAGTGCTCCCAATTCGTGTGCTGAatgtctgctatgtgccaggcacaatgcTGAGTGTTCTACAAGTCAACATATATTTTGTGATCCTCAACACCATCCTGTGTGTAATACTTTACCTGTTTCACAAGGAGCCCCCAAAGGGAGCTAGGAGAGGCCTAACCAAACATTCCTGTCTGAGGCAAGGTCAGAAATCTCAGCCCTTGGGGGAAGCTGTAAAGTAGCctagtcctctgttccctctTGGGCATCCATGCTGTAGGAATCTATGTGGTACTCAGGCAAAGCCTTTCTTAAAACCACTTTTAGCATCCAGAACTGTGCTGTGTGTAATTCCAGAGAGCGCTTCCACTGGTATTATTCACCAGGTGGTTGAGTATCGTTGTACATCCATCAGGCTCAGAAAATTCTTGAATGAAGCTCCATGCAACTGATAGGCACAGTTCATCACGAGGGCATCTTTTTTAATTCCCTTCTGATCAAAAGACcaggcctggggtcctgggggtaGAGGGTGGATCCAGCCATGTCTGTACATGCTGGCAGGGTGGCCACCTTCCTTTCTGTGTGAAAATCACCCGGGGGTGCTGGAGCCCATCACTCTTGGCAGCTCCCCACTGTTTCTCCTCATTCACATCACCCCAAGCCCCCAGCCCACCTAGCTCTCACACTCCTGTCAAGAACATACTTGTTTAGTATACTTTGGAAAGCTAAAAACAAGATATTAttaaatgcataataaaatgTGTAAGAAATCCTGTTTTCCACACTTGTACTCAACCTAAAGATGGATATGAACTTATTTAGTGTAGTTCCTTTATGAAACTTTAGGTGTGATATGTGAATATCCCTATACCTTTGGACATAGATCAGAATAAAAATCTCAtgggcatttttaatttcatagtgACCCTGTAACGAGATTATCAACTATCACTACTATAGCTAATTAAATCATTGAAGGATATATTAGAGTCATTGCACAGATATTAAAGAAATCTGTGAGATTTTGGaacacttaacttttttttttaagttagaagaGAAAAACTGACTGTAAAGTAGCCTGGTTAACCTATGAAGTAACCTCTATGAAAGTGCTTTTGTTCTCATGGGGAATCTTAACAGCTGAACTCCTATCTAAATCACATCTAATTTCTTCTAAGACTAACAAAAATGATACCTAATTCTTTCCTCCATTTCCGAATATGTTGATCTTCTGGagtttatttacaaagaaaacacaattacctttgagccaaaaaaaaaaaaaaaaaagacaaagtaaactTAAGGGAAATAGTTTTTCTCATTTACTGAAGCAATTTTTTCTTGTCATAAAGTTTTAAAGATACCTTTTTCTTAATGAGAAATGTCTGATGTTATGCACATAAACTTAGCGTGTTAATTTGAGATGATAAAGAACCTAGATTTTCTTTAATGctcttttggctttaaaaaattagcttCAAAGTTTAATTCAATAGGAACTTGATTAATCTGTGATCTAATATGAACTAATACACTTTAAGCTATTTCAAAATAATCACAACACAAAGCTGActcacaaagtatttttaaaataattgtaattatGGGATAATAAGTAGGGACAgtaattctgttttctgttaaTCAGCTTTTGGGGGCCATTTGCTGGTTGACATTTAGGAGAATTTGTGTCTCTTCAGTGTATTAGCGTTTCACCTATAGCACGTAAAATACccaattattttctgtaaaaactAGAGAATGCAGGATTTTTTCTGCACTGTACAAATATTGTACTATAAATTAGGTTCATATTAGTTAAATAGgcacatatataataaattcacTTCTGCCATGAGAAAAAACTATTTCATAGATTCTAGGATGCACATTTTACTATTTATGAAATtggggtactttttttttttaagatttatttatttatttgagaagggaagaggggcaaaggaagagagattcTTATATAAactgcacccagcatggagcccaacacagggcttgatctcacaaccctgagatcatggcctgagctaaaaccaagagtcaggagcTTACCCTCCTGTGCTTCCTAAGTGTCCCCAAGTTGAGATACTTCTTACAATCAATAGCATCTTAAAATTATAGTTGAcagcatttttgtcttttttaacgatacataaaatatttagattttatgaAATACAAATCTTTTTGTGTTAATCTTGCCttccttttgaaaataatggtgtacataaaaattttccatttagtaaattcatatttataaaggaataattatatattacatatgaatATGCAAAAGTTAGACATTGAAAAGATAATCTAGCTTCaggaattttatttcataatactaTCAgttgctcacacacacacacacttatgttTCACTAATTTGGGGGAAAAGGTAGAATGTTCCTTTCAATACAGAATGCTTTTAAAAGACCAGTtgctttattttatgtaaatatattggATAAATTGTAGAACTATCAAAGTGTAGCTAAGTAGTAGTTTTATTGGTCATACTAATGAGACATTCTGAATTAATCTTGGTAAGAGGTTTCTAGATTGTTGAAGAATAGCatgttttcattgtttatatATTCTATCTATATGACATacataataggtttttaaaaaataatttgattcagatttccttagttattattattattttttaaataagctctataTCCAgtgtggtgcttgaactcatgaccatgagatcaacaATCatatgctctacagactgagctaaccaggcatcctaagatttccttagttttaacctaatgtcctttttctgttccaggatcctaaCCAGGAAACCATTTACTTTTAGTTTTCatatctccttaggctcctcttggctgtaacagtttcttaaaatttacATGTTTTTGGTGACCTTGATGGTTTTGATGACTACTGGTTAGGTACTTTGTAGGATCTCCCTATATcataattgttgttgttgttgtttgtgcaTTCCTACCCTACTTTAACACAAAGCAGATTGTGAAAGTGCCacaattaaagatattttataagaaataaaagtatgagggccacctggatggctcagttaagcatttgccttcggctcaggtcatgatctctgggtcctgggatcgagccccacatcaggctctctgctcagcagggagtctgcttctccctctgcctccaccccccactcatgctctctctctcgctcaagtaaataaaatctttttttttttttttaaagaaaaatatgagagaGAGGTAAATTGTGTTGAGGATCTAGGAAGGCTTCTCATCACAAGTAGAACATAAACTTGCCCTTGAAGAAATTAGTTGTGTTTACGGTGAGGTAGGGAGAATGAATATGAGCAATGCAGGTCACTAGTAACAAAACTGATATGATTTCAACCTGTTTATCAAAGGTGTAATTAGAAGTAACAGTGTAAAGTTTGGTAGCaagctgaagatttttttttccctcctgacaCCAATGGGTGTTTTATAATTCTGATACTAACTATCCAGAATTAGACTCTACAAGTTTAAGGGCTCCATTCCACAACACTGTCCTCACTTTAGATGCTCACTGTAGCTATCAGGTTCCCACTAAGGTTACCCACTTCGTCTGACTTGGTTACAAAGCTGGGGTTTCCACACCCATACCATTACAATTAcagactattataaaaaaaaatgtagatgaaCAGCTAGAGGTAGGGATATACGCAGGGTGAGTCCTGAGCATAGGAACCCCTTTCCCTGTGGAGTTTGGTGTGCCAGCCTCTTAGCATATAGATGTGTCTGCAAATTTGGGAGCTTTCTAAACcctcttctttaaaatttcttgaagtTTTAATCATGTAAGTATGATTGactaaatcattggccattgacGATTAACTCAATATTCAGTCCTTCACTCCCCCGAAGTTGGGATGGTGCCAAATGTTCCTAACTTCTAACCAAAGCAACCAGCCCCGGTCCTGAGGCTATCTAGCAGCCCAACAGGAGTCATCTCACTAGAATTATTACCACCATCAATTTCAAGGTAaccttgaggaaaaaaatggagaatgagAAGGCACACATAAGTGGAAAAGCAAAAGTGTTAATgtttgaagaagaaagaataaaagagggaGATTGACATGCAGAGAGAGATGAACAAGTTTCTATCCTTTGAGGGAAAAGTTGGAGAAGAAGAATGTATCCCTCAGAGTTACTGTCATCATCTTATTTGCCAATGCTCTTAAATGACATATGTACACACAGCTGTCATAAAAAGCAAGGTATTCCAGAACAATACGAGTGTTATCAGGGGATTGTTTAACTTTCTATTTCTAGGCTTCTCTACTCCAGTTAAGCCAATTTGTTCTCATCTTTGACCCTATCTGACACTCTGAACCTAGATTTGGTTCTAAAATGCCCTCTTTAAGCAGCTAATTTTCagtcttttggtcttttttgCTGCTATTTCTATAAATGTAATCTCATCCTCTTTTGTAGCTGGcaattgtcttttcttctttcctcttgctACTCATCATTGGATCATTCATTTGTTTCACTAATACTTTTTTGAACAACATACTATAACAAATTTAAGTTCCAGGACAGCAGAGGCCTTAAGTGTCTTGGCAAATTTTGTATATCCAGTTTCTGAATAGTCCTGGCACAAatgtcaataaatattggttgacaAAATGAACCAGTATTATTTTGAGCACTGTATACATGATTAAGTTAAAAGTTCTGTTCTCAAGGATTTTACAATAAAAGAGTGGGAGAacataatttattcaaaataattacagaaagGATTGTTCAATGAAAATCGGAGAGAAGAAAATCTCCCATAAAGTTGGGACTACAAAAGACTACATCTTCAGTGAAAGGGAATTGGAAATAATCTTACAGGAGGGGCAGTAAGAAAACTTTCCTGTCTTGACCTTGCAATTGGGTGGGAGGAATTGAAACATTTTTCCTGAGAATTTGTAAACACAAACCTGACTTCATAGGTTTGCAATATGAATTCACTCTGGTCCCCAGACGATCAAACTGAGGGTTTAATTTTAGGTGGCAGTACTTGCAGGACATTGGTAGGAGTAACACAAATCCTTTGAAGGAATACAACTTCAACACAGGCCTCCAAAAATTTCCATGGGTAAAGTTCCAAAGATCAACAGCTCACAAAGAAGAAGAGCTCACAAGGCACCATGTGTAAGAGTCAGCAAAAATAACTGAGAACAATACCAGACCCCATTTAGACTCTCTATTTTGGAATTATTAAGTATAAAATGCAAACATAGCAAAGTTTAGTTTGTATCATAAGACATCAAAATGTGAGCAAGGAataggtaaatatataatatagctaTCAATATAGTAATTATAACTGAGTCTCTGTGACCCTTGTCAGAGCAGGTTCATTTCAGGGACAAGGGCATAATTGAATAACAGTTGACTGAAGACTTAATGGCAGTAAATAAACTATGCTTTTGgtttttgtgcttttcttctgTATGTATgtgatattttacaattttaaaatattaaatagaagaTCATGAGTGATGAAAAGAAGAAGGTGAGTATAGACTATTTCTAATACCTGTCAGTGGTGACAAAACCATGATGGTGgtgcagaaagaaaaggaattcctTCCTCCACTGGTGTCTCTCATTACTCCCAGATACtaattctacttctttctctttgacaaatggaaaaatgggagatggcagaaaggaaaggagagtgggaagatgagggagggggaaaaaagaataggaataagaagaaaaggcaaagagaaggaggaaaggagggaaaacccATATGACTATAGTGAGGGATCCCCTGGTCCCTCTGATGGACTTTGTggcaatggagaaaaataaaatgggagagagaaatggggacCATGTGAAGCACATCCTAAATAAATCAACTTGAAAATTAACatcatattaatatttaactttttcattGTAAATCACTAATTACACTTAAAGATTTAACTTACCTAATCCTCTAGAGGACCTGGATTTGAACCTAACCAAAAGTGACAAGCTCCATTCTGCAAACCTTGAAACATTGCtgtctcttaaaaatgaaaagtgtaaAGTAGGACATTCAGTTGTCAGCAtgaattacttttccttttttaatagcaTAATTATGTAATTAGAGGCAATATTTCTCAATACTAGTGATTGTTCCCTCATCTTTTTTTACAAAGTACTTTAGAATGACCATTACATTTTCTCCACATTATACTTCTGTTTGAAAAGTAGCGTGACATTGGGATATTGTATTCATTTTGACTcattataatgcaaatgttataaACCAACCTGTACTGGTTTAAAA
Coding sequences:
- the TIGD2 gene encoding tigger transposable element-derived protein 2 encodes the protein MLGKRKRVVLTIKDKLDIIKKLEEGISFKKLSVVYGIGESTVRDIKKNKERIINYANSSDPTSGVSKRKSMKSSTYEELDRVMIEWFNQQKTDGIPVSGTICAKQAKFFFDALGMEGDFNASSGWLTRFKQRHGIPKAAGKGTKLKGDETAASEFCGNFQEFVERENLQPEQIYGADQTGLFWKCLPSRTLALETEQNTSGYRSSRERIIIMCCANATGLHKLNLCVVGKAKKPRAFKGADLSNLPVTYFSQKSAWIEHSVFRQWFEKYFVPQVQKHLKSQGLLEKAVLLLDFPPAHPNEELLSSDDGRIIVKYLPPNVTSLIQPMSQGVLATVKRYYRAGLLQKYMGEGNDPKMFWKNLTVLDAIYEVSRAWNMVKSNTITKAWKKLFPSNEENSGMNIDEGAILAANLATVLQNTEDCEHVDIENIDQWFDSRSNDSSCQVLTDSEGAEDQAKPAEQKHSNKTRKAELNPEKHISHKAALEWTENLLDYLEQQDDMLLSDKLVLRRLRTIIRRKQKIQNNKSH